One Phaseolus vulgaris cultivar G19833 chromosome 4, P. vulgaris v2.0, whole genome shotgun sequence DNA window includes the following coding sequences:
- the LOC137836719 gene encoding E3 ubiquitin-protein ligase UPL6-like isoform X1: MNKKLSYLSGDAPGWLLSLSVFCPAYKHMLMIVDNEEYYEQEIPLSLKDIRSLIILLRQALWQLLWVNHITSANLVKFVLVSTAIKKQFEAILWQFEAIQQ, translated from the exons ATGAACAAAAAATTATCATACCTCTCTGGCGATGCACCAGGTTGGCTGTTGTCTCTTTCTGTATTCTGTCCTGCTTACAA GCATATGCTCATGATAGTTGATAATGAGGAATATTACGAGCAGGAGATACCACTATCACTGAAGGATATTAGAAGTCTTATCATTCTGCTAAGGCAG GCTCTGTGGCAGCTATTGTGGGTGAATCATATCACATCAGCTAATTTGGTAAAATTTGTTCTAGTCAGCACAGCAATTAAAAAGCAGTTCGAAGCCATTCTGTGGCAGTTCGAAGCCATTCAACAATAG
- the LOC137836573 gene encoding putative disease resistance RPP13-like protein 1, which produces MKEVLEKLEYLADRKGDLGLKEGTYSGDGSCGKVPSSSLVVESVIYGRDADKDIIINWLTSETNNPNQPSILSIVGMGGLGKTTLAQHVYSDPRIEDAKFDIKAWVCVSDHFHVLTVTRTILQAITKQKEDNGDLEMVHKKLKEKLSGRKFLIVLDDVWNERPAEWEAVRTPLSYGAPGSRILVTTRSEKVASSMRSEVHLLKQLGEDDCWKVFENLALKDSDLEFNDELMKVSRRIVEKCKGLPLALETIGCLLRKSSISDWKNILESDIWELPIEDSKIIPALFLSYRYLPSHLKRCFAYCALFPKDYEFVKEELILLWMAQNFLLSPQQIRHPEEVGEQYFNDLLSRSFFQQSGGGSRFLMHDLMNDLPKYVFGDFCFRLKFDKDKCMLKTTRHFSFQLCDVNSFDGFESLSDAKRLRSFLPISQYGRSQWHFKISIHDLFSKIKFLGVLSFSSCSDLREVPDSVGDLKHLHSLDLSCTGIQKLPDSICLLYNLLILKLNSCSKLEELPLNLHKLTKLRFLEFEGTKVRKMPMHFGELKNLQVLSTFFVDRNSELSTKQLRGLGGLNLHGWLSINDLQNIFNPLDASEANVKDKHLVHLELEWKSDHISDDPRKEKKVLENLQPHKHLELLFICNYSGIEFPSWVFDNLLSNLVFLKLEDCKYCLCLPPLGLLSSLKTLEILGLDGIVSIGAEFYGSNSSFACLESLTFHHMKEWEEWECKTTSFPRLQQLYVIECPKLKGTKVVVSDELRISGNSMDTSHIDGGSDSLTIFRLDFFPKLRSFTLTNCQNIRRISQESTNNHLINLYIDGCLQFKSSMFPKPMQILFPSLTRLRITNCPEVELFPDGSLPLNIKHIFFSCFKVIASLRDTLDPNTCLECLSIVNLDVECFPDEVLLPRSLTSLQIYDCPNLKTMHLKGLCHLSTLLLRECPNLQCLAAEGLPKSISSLTILNCPLLKERCRNSDGEDWEKIAHIQKRHVWSKDESQVQN; this is translated from the coding sequence ATGAAAGAAGTCCTGGAGAAACTAGAATATCTTGCAGACCGAAAGGGTGATCTTGGTTTGAAGGAGGGTACTTATTCTGGTGATGGATCATGTGGTAAAGTACCATCATCTTCTTTGGTGGTTGAAAGTGTTATTTACGGCAGAGATGCTGACAAAGATATAATCATTAATTGGCTCACATCTGAAACCAACAATCCAAACCAGCCATCAATACTTTCCATTGTGGGCATGGGTGGGTTGGGTAAGACCACACTCGCCCAACATGTGTACAGTGACCCAAGGATCGAAGATGCAAAATTTGATATCAAAGCATGGGTCTGTGTTTCTGatcattttcatgttttgaCCGTAACAAGAACAATTCTTCAGGCAATCACTAAACAAAAAGAGGACAATGGGGACCTAGAAATGGTTCACAAAAAACTGAAAGAAAAATTGTCAGGAAGGAAATTTCTTATTGTTTTGGATGATGTTTGGAATGAAAGACCAGCGGAATGGGAAGCTGTGCGAACACCTCTTAGCTATGGAGCTCCAGGAAGTAGAATTCTTGTCACAACTCGTAGTGAGAAAGTTGCTTCTAGCATGAGGTCTGAAGTGCATCTTTTAAAGCAATTAGGAGAGGATGACtgctggaaagtttttgaaaaccttgCATTAAAAGATAGTGATCTTGAATTCAATGATGAGTTAATGAAGGTTAGTAGAAGAATAGTTGAGAAGTGCAAGGGATTACCTCTAGCTCTAGAAACAATTGGATGTCTTTTACGAAAGTCATCCATTTCAGATTGGAAGAACATATTGGAAAGTGACATATGGGAGTTACCAATAGAAGACAGTAAAATTATCCCTGCGTTATTTTTGAGCTATCGCTATCTTCCTTCTCATCTTAAAAGGTGCTTTGCTTATTGTGCCTTATTCCCCAAAGATTATGAGTTTGTGAAGGAGGAGTTAATTTTGTTGTGGATGGCGCAAAATTTTCTACTGAGTCCACAACAAATTAGACATCCAGAAGAAGTTGGTGAACAGTATTTCAATGATCTATTGTCAAggtctttctttcaacaatcaGGTGGCGGGAGTCGTTTCCTCATGCATGACCTTATGAATGATTTGCCAAAATATGTTTTTGGGGATTTCTGTTTTAGGTTGAAATTTGATAAAGACAAATGTATGCTGAAAACAACCcgtcatttttcttttcaattatgtGACGTCAACAGTTTTGATGGTTTTGAGAGTTTATCTGACGCTAAAAGACTTCGTTCATTTCTTCCTATCTCACAATATGGGAGATCTCAATGGCATTTCAAGATTTCGATACATGATTTGTTCTCCAAGATTAAGTTTTTAGGCgtcttatctttttcttcttgttcAGATCTTCGAGAGGTCCCAGATTCTGTTGGTGATCTTAAACATCTCCATTCATTAGATCTTTCGTGTACTGGGATACAAAAGCTACCTGACTCGATATGTTTGCTCTATAACTTACTCATACTAAAGTTGAACTCTTGTTCAAAGTTGGAGGAGTTGCCGTTAAATTTGCATAAACTTACCAAATTGCGTTTCCTGGAATTTGAAGGTACAAAAGTGAGAAAGATGCCAATGCATTTTGGAGAATTGAAGAATCTTCAAGTACTAAGTACGTTTTTCGTGGATAGAAATAGTGAGCTAAGTACTAAGCAACTGCGCGGATTGGGAGGACTAAATCTTCATGGATGGCTATCAATCAATGACTTGCAGAATATTTTCAATCCTTTAGATGCATCAGAAGCAAATGTGAAGGATAAACACCTTGTGCATCTAGAATTAGAATGGAAGTCGGACCACATCTCTGATGATccaaggaaagaaaagaaagtacttGAGAATCTACAACCTCACAAACACTTAGAGCTTTTGTTCATCTGTAACTACAGTGGTATAGAATTCCCAAGTTGGGTATTCGAtaatttgttatcaaatctgGTGTTCTTAAAGTTGGAGGACTGTAAATATTGCCTATGTTTGCCTCCCCTTGGACTTTTGTCATCACTGAAGACCCTTGAGATTTTAGGGCTTGATGGAATAGTGAGCATTGGTGCTGAATTTTATGGGAGCAACTCTTCATTTGCATGCTTGGAGAGTCTGACATTCCATCATATGAAGGAATGGGAAGAATGGGAGTGTAAAACTACTTCTTTTCCACGTCTTCAACAACTTTATGTGATTGAATGTCCCAAACTGAAAGGTACGAAAGTAGTTGTTAGTGATGAGCTCAGAATTAGCGGAAACAGTATGGACACATCGCATATTGATGGAGGCAGCGACTCTCTTACAATCTTTCGGTTAGATTTCTTTCCAAAGCTCCGTTCTTTTACACTGACAAATTGCCAAAACATAAGAAGAATTTCACAGGAGTCCACTAATAATCATCTCATAAACCTATATATTGATGGTTGCCTTCAATTTAAATCCTCCATGTTTCCCAAACCCATGCAAATCCTGTTTCCGTCCCTTACCAGACTGCGTATAACTAATTGTCCAGAAGTTGAGTTGTTCCCAGATGGAAGTTTGccattaaatataaaacatatttttttttcatgttttaaagTTATTGCCTCCTTGAGAGACACCTTGGATCCCAACACATGTCTTGAATGCTTGTCTATTGTAAATTTGGACGTGGAGTGTTTTCCTGATGAAGTTTTGCTGCCACGCTCTCTCACCTCTCTACAAATCTATGATTGCCCAAATCTTAAAACGATGCACTTGAAGGGTCTCTGCCACCTCTCCACTCTCCTCCTTCGTGAGTGTCCCAACCTTCAATGCTTAGCAGCGGAGGGTCTCCCCAAATCCATCTCTTCTCTTACAATCCTTAATTGTCCATTGCTGAAGGAGCGTTGTCGGAATTCAGATGGAGAAGACTGGGAAAAGATTGCTCACATCCAAAAACGGCATGTTTGGTCAAAAGACGAGTCACAAGTTCAAAATTAG
- the LOC137836719 gene encoding E3 ubiquitin-protein ligase UPL6-like isoform X2 — MALKQHMLMIVDNEEYYEQEIPLSLKDIRSLIILLRQALWQLLWVNHITSANLVKFVLVSTAIKKQFEAILWQFEAIQQ, encoded by the exons ATGGCATTGAAGCA GCATATGCTCATGATAGTTGATAATGAGGAATATTACGAGCAGGAGATACCACTATCACTGAAGGATATTAGAAGTCTTATCATTCTGCTAAGGCAG GCTCTGTGGCAGCTATTGTGGGTGAATCATATCACATCAGCTAATTTGGTAAAATTTGTTCTAGTCAGCACAGCAATTAAAAAGCAGTTCGAAGCCATTCTGTGGCAGTTCGAAGCCATTCAACAATAG